One window from the genome of Vicugna pacos chromosome 23, VicPac4, whole genome shotgun sequence encodes:
- the C23H1orf74 gene encoding UPF0739 protein C1orf74 homolog produces MSTPSPQLLVAAAQQTLGMGRRRGLPRAVCLHLAGEVLAVARGLKPALLYDCNCAGVSELQSYLEALQGLSFLTQGLHILDIGENSLIVSPEHVCQHLEQVLLGPIAFVDVSSSQPHPSICSLDQLQALKAPVAEIITHLQGLQRDQSLAVSCSRLCCSDWNLCTVFGILLGYPVPYTFHLNQREDNCLAMTPLRVFTARILWLLDQPPVLLYSFSVPESLFLALRDILNTWEKDLRTRCRTQNDFTDLSISSEIVTLPAVAL; encoded by the coding sequence ATGTCAACACCAAGTCCTCAGCTGCTGGTGGCAGCTGCTCAGCAGACCCTGGGCATGGGAAGGAGACGGGGCCTACCCCGAGCTGTCTGCCTTCACCTAGCTGGAGAGGTGCTGGCTGTGGCCCGGGGACTGAAGCCAGCTCTGCTGTATGATTGCAACTGTGCAGGGGTGTCAGAGCTCCAGAGCTATCTGGAGGCACTGCAAGGCCTGAGCTTCCTGACCCAGGGACTTCACATCCTTGATATTGGAGAAAACAGCCTGATTGTCAGTCCTGAGCATGTATGTCAACATTTGGAGCAGGTGCTGCTTGGTCCCATAGCCTTTGTGGATGTTTCCAGCTCTCAACCTCACCCTTCCATCTGCTCCCTGGATCAGCTTCAGGCCTTGAAGGCCCCCGTGGCTGAGATCATCACACATTTGCAGGGGCTGCAGAGGGACCAATCCCTGGCAGTCTCCTGCAGCAGGCTCTGCTGCTCAGATTGGAATCTCTGTACTGTGTTTGGGATCCTCCTGGGCTATCCTGTCCCCTATACCTTTCACCTGAACCAGAGAGAAGACAACTGCTTAGCCATGACTCCACTACGGGTGTTTACTGCCCGGATCTTATGGCTACTCGATCAACCACCAGTCCTGCTCTACTCCTTTAGTGTCCCAGAGAGCTTGTTCCTGGCCCTGAGGGACATTCTAAACACTTGGGAGAAGGACCTTAGAACTCGCTGTAGGACTCAGAATGACTTTACTGACCTCAGCATCTCCTCCGAGATAGTCACACTGCCGGCTGTGGCCCTCTGA